The following proteins are encoded in a genomic region of Xanthomonas cassavae CFBP 4642:
- a CDS encoding glycoside hydrolase family 3 C-terminal domain-containing protein, producing MSLSFFPCRLAAALSMSLALPLIAAPAVAAKKTDATPEQRAAALVAQMSREEKVTQAMNDAPAIPRLGIPAYEWWSEGLHGIARNGYATVFPQAIGLAASWNTELMQQVGTVVSTEARAKFNHAGAPGKDHKRYAGLTIWSPNINIFRDPRWGRGMETYGEDPFLTGQLAVGFIRGLQGEDLNHPRTIATPKHIAVHSGPEPGRHGFDVDVSPRDVEATYTPAFRAALVQGQAGSVMCAYNSLHGTPACAADWLLNGRVRGDWGFKGFVVSDCDAVDDMTQFHYFRPDNAGSSAAALKAGHDLNCGHAYRELGTAIERGEVDEALLDQSLVRLFAARYRLGELEAPRKDPYARLGARDIDNAANRALALTAAAESIVLLKNQADTLPLKAGTRLAVIGPNADALAALEANYQGTSSEPVTPLLGLRRRFGAQQVNYAQGAPLAAGVPGMIPETALRSDGKPGLRGEYFDNVDLDGAPRVVRQDRTVSFNWDQVAPAKGVPADRYAVRWSGELLPPSAGDYTLAARVARCFDCAGHDPVRLYIDDKLVVAGNAEDKHVPAGMHNADGRSVETVLHFDDTRPRKIRLEMEHRGQDQGVRLEWLAPAGAQLAEAEQAMAQADAVVAFVGLSPDVEGEELRIDVPGFDGGDRNDISLPATQQALLERAKASGKPLVVVLMSGSAVALNWAKQHADAIVAAWYPGQAGGTAIARALAGDDTPGGRLPVTFYRSTKDLPPYVSYDMKGRTYRYFKGEPLFPFGYGLSYTSFAYDAPQLSSTTLQAGTTLQVTTTVRNTGTRAGDEVAQVYLQYPDRPQSPLRSLVGFRRVHLKPGEQRELTFTLDARALSDVDRAGQRAVEAGDYQVFVGGGQPDTGAPGAAVALTIQGRSPLPK from the coding sequence ATGTCGTTGTCCTTCTTCCCGTGCCGCCTGGCCGCCGCACTGAGTATGAGCCTGGCCCTGCCACTCATCGCTGCACCGGCAGTGGCTGCAAAAAAAACCGATGCAACGCCAGAGCAGCGCGCCGCCGCGCTGGTGGCGCAGATGAGCCGCGAGGAAAAGGTCACCCAGGCGATGAACGATGCGCCGGCGATTCCGCGCCTGGGCATTCCCGCCTACGAATGGTGGAGCGAAGGCCTGCACGGCATCGCCCGCAATGGCTACGCCACGGTGTTTCCGCAGGCGATCGGCCTGGCCGCCAGCTGGAATACGGAGCTGATGCAGCAGGTGGGCACGGTGGTCTCCACCGAGGCGCGTGCCAAGTTCAACCACGCCGGCGCTCCCGGCAAGGACCACAAGCGCTACGCCGGGCTGACCATCTGGTCGCCCAACATCAACATCTTTCGCGACCCGCGTTGGGGTCGCGGTATGGAAACCTACGGCGAAGACCCCTTCCTGACCGGGCAGCTCGCGGTGGGCTTCATCCGCGGCCTGCAGGGCGAGGATCTGAACCATCCGCGGACGATCGCCACGCCCAAGCACATCGCCGTGCACAGCGGCCCGGAGCCGGGCCGGCATGGTTTCGACGTGGATGTGTCGCCACGCGACGTGGAAGCAACCTACACGCCCGCGTTCCGCGCTGCGCTGGTCCAGGGACAGGCCGGCTCGGTGATGTGCGCCTACAACTCGCTGCACGGCACCCCGGCGTGCGCGGCCGACTGGCTGCTCAACGGCCGCGTGCGTGGCGACTGGGGCTTCAAGGGCTTTGTGGTGTCCGACTGCGATGCGGTGGACGACATGACCCAGTTCCACTACTTCCGCCCGGACAATGCAGGCTCCTCGGCTGCAGCGCTCAAGGCCGGCCACGATCTCAATTGCGGGCATGCCTATCGCGAACTCGGCACCGCAATCGAACGCGGCGAAGTGGACGAAGCCTTGCTGGACCAATCGCTGGTGCGCCTGTTCGCCGCGCGCTATCGCCTGGGCGAACTGGAAGCGCCGCGCAAGGATCCGTATGCCAGGCTCGGCGCCAGGGACATCGACAACGCCGCCAATCGTGCGTTGGCACTGACGGCGGCCGCCGAGTCGATCGTATTGCTCAAGAACCAGGCCGACACCTTGCCGCTGAAGGCCGGCACCCGGCTGGCGGTGATCGGCCCCAATGCCGATGCCCTGGCGGCGCTGGAAGCCAATTATCAAGGCACCTCGTCCGAGCCGGTGACGCCATTGCTGGGCCTGCGCCGGCGCTTCGGCGCGCAGCAGGTCAACTATGCACAAGGTGCGCCGCTGGCCGCGGGTGTGCCCGGCATGATTCCGGAAACCGCGCTGCGCAGCGACGGCAAGCCGGGATTGCGTGGCGAATATTTCGATAATGTCGATCTGGACGGTGCGCCGCGCGTGGTGCGGCAGGATCGTACGGTGAGTTTCAACTGGGATCAGGTCGCCCCCGCAAAGGGCGTGCCGGCCGATCGCTACGCGGTGCGCTGGAGCGGCGAACTGCTGCCGCCGAGCGCGGGCGACTACACGCTGGCGGCACGGGTGGCGCGCTGCTTCGACTGCGCCGGCCACGACCCGGTGCGGCTGTACATCGACGACAAGCTGGTGGTTGCCGGCAACGCCGAAGACAAGCACGTGCCGGCCGGGATGCACAACGCCGATGGCCGCAGCGTGGAAACCGTGCTGCATTTCGACGATACGCGCCCACGCAAGATCCGCCTGGAGATGGAACACCGCGGCCAGGACCAGGGCGTGCGCCTGGAGTGGCTGGCACCGGCTGGCGCGCAACTGGCCGAGGCCGAGCAGGCGATGGCGCAGGCCGATGCCGTGGTGGCCTTCGTCGGCCTGTCTCCGGATGTGGAAGGGGAGGAGCTGCGCATCGACGTGCCCGGCTTCGATGGCGGCGACCGCAACGACATCTCCCTGCCCGCCACGCAGCAGGCCCTGCTCGAACGCGCCAAGGCCTCCGGCAAACCGCTGGTGGTCGTGTTGATGAGCGGCAGCGCGGTGGCCTTGAACTGGGCCAAGCAGCACGCCGATGCGATCGTGGCGGCGTGGTACCCGGGCCAGGCCGGCGGCACCGCCATCGCCCGTGCGCTGGCCGGCGACGACACGCCCGGCGGGCGCCTGCCGGTGACGTTCTACCGCTCCACCAAGGACCTGCCGCCCTACGTCAGCTACGACATGAAGGGCCGCACCTACCGTTACTTCAAGGGCGAGCCGCTGTTTCCGTTCGGCTATGGCCTCAGTTACACCAGCTTTGCCTACGACGCGCCGCAGCTGTCCAGCACCACGCTGCAGGCCGGCACCACGCTGCAGGTGACCACCACTGTGCGCAACACCGGCACGCGTGCCGGCGATGAGGTGGCGCAGGTGTATCTGCAATACCCGGACCGCCCGCAGTCGCCGTTGCGCAGCCTGGTCGGATTCCGGCGCGTGCATCTCAAGCCCGGCGAACAGCGCGAGCTGACCTTCACCCTGGACGCACGCGCACTCAGCGATGTGGATCGCGCCGGACAGCGTGCGGTGGAAGCTGGCGATTACCAGGTATTTGTCGGTGGTGGGCAGCCGGACACCGGCGCGCCCGGCGCGGCAGTGGCGCTGACGATCCAGGGAAGATCGCCACTGCCGAAGTAA
- a CDS encoding beta-mannosidase, which yields MPLSHRTAPALSLLTPARLGLALTFALSQAWAAPPTAVNLDSGWQVRLVPGQEQAKTYSKAASWMPAQVPGVVQTDLIAAKVVPDPFLRDNEGKIQWAGLSDWQYQTRLNVDAAMLKREHVELVFDGLDTLAEVTLNGKTLLSADNMFRRWRVDAKPLLKRGDNVLEIKFLSPIKKIQPWLAKQPYALPGAYDSAFGDEPDGRHSSTYVRKAPYSYGWDWGPRMVNAGIWKDVRVEAWDALRVDGLHIAQQRVDADAAQLQAQLELQAGRSGPVQVTLDVLGPDGQKVGQFTQDAVVDPSQNRIDLAVRIAKPKRWFPAGYGAQDRYTFVASVRDADGDSQQVKRVTGLRSVELRREKDTWGKSMEIVINGIPIFAKGANLIPLDAFPSRVTAQRMRSTLQDARDANMNMLRMWGGGHYQDDHFYEVADELGIMIWQDFMFGGAVPPYDVEFRENTRQEAIEQVKRLRDHPSVVLWCGNNEVQTGWENWGDRVKFKQSLDPEERSRVERGMTTLFGTVFREVVATYDSDVPYWATSPGTNFDGAADQANDGDMHYWKVWGGPALPVTEYLNVTPRFMSEYGLQSFPDMRTVRVFADAADLDPESPVMRAHQKFDKGNGNKRLMLYIRREFGEPKDFESFVYLSQLMQAEGINLAASHLRASRPQSMGSLYWQLNDVWPGASWSSVDYYGRWKALQYHARRFYAPEMIAALRNDKGQTEVSLVSDRTTALNARWRMRVMGMDGKVLSKREQKATVKPLSSLQVGDFSDKKLLGSADPKRTYAVFELFDGDTRLSREVVFFAPAKQLALPTAKIDSQWRADGDGYALTLTSNTLAREVWLSFGDVDATLSDNAFDLLPGEPLSVRVSSKAALAQLQSTLQVRDLAATLAGAPPEPAETK from the coding sequence ATGCCCCTGTCGCACCGCACTGCCCCCGCACTGTCCCTGCTTACACCCGCACGTCTCGGGCTTGCCCTGACCTTTGCACTTTCGCAGGCCTGGGCGGCACCGCCGACGGCAGTGAATCTGGACAGCGGCTGGCAGGTGCGCCTGGTGCCGGGGCAGGAACAGGCCAAGACCTATTCCAAGGCCGCCAGCTGGATGCCGGCGCAGGTGCCGGGCGTGGTGCAGACCGACCTGATCGCCGCCAAGGTGGTGCCCGACCCGTTCCTGCGCGACAACGAAGGCAAGATCCAGTGGGCAGGCCTGAGCGACTGGCAGTACCAGACCCGCCTCAACGTGGATGCGGCCATGCTCAAGCGCGAGCACGTGGAGCTGGTGTTCGATGGCCTGGACACGCTGGCCGAGGTCACCCTCAATGGCAAGACGCTGCTCAGTGCCGACAACATGTTCCGGCGATGGCGGGTGGACGCCAAGCCGCTGCTCAAGCGCGGCGACAACGTGCTGGAAATCAAGTTCCTTTCGCCGATCAAGAAGATCCAGCCGTGGCTGGCCAAGCAGCCGTATGCGCTGCCGGGCGCCTACGATTCGGCATTCGGCGATGAGCCCGATGGCCGCCACAGCTCCACCTACGTGCGCAAGGCGCCGTATAGCTATGGCTGGGACTGGGGCCCGCGCATGGTCAACGCCGGCATCTGGAAGGATGTGCGCGTGGAAGCCTGGGATGCGCTGCGCGTGGATGGGCTGCATATCGCCCAGCAACGCGTCGACGCGGACGCTGCGCAGTTGCAGGCGCAGCTGGAACTGCAGGCCGGCCGCAGCGGGCCGGTGCAGGTGACGCTGGATGTGCTGGGCCCGGATGGACAGAAGGTGGGCCAGTTCACCCAGGATGCGGTGGTCGACCCGAGCCAGAATCGCATCGATCTGGCCGTGCGCATCGCCAAGCCCAAGCGCTGGTTCCCGGCCGGTTATGGCGCGCAGGACCGCTACACCTTCGTGGCCAGCGTGCGCGATGCCGATGGCGACAGCCAGCAGGTCAAGCGCGTCACCGGCCTGCGTTCGGTGGAGCTGCGCCGCGAAAAGGACACCTGGGGCAAGAGCATGGAGATCGTGATCAACGGCATCCCGATCTTCGCCAAGGGCGCCAACCTGATTCCGCTGGATGCCTTCCCCTCGCGCGTCACCGCCCAGCGCATGCGCAGCACCTTGCAGGACGCACGCGATGCCAACATGAACATGCTGCGCATGTGGGGCGGTGGACACTACCAGGACGACCACTTCTACGAGGTGGCCGACGAACTGGGCATCATGATCTGGCAGGACTTCATGTTCGGTGGCGCAGTGCCGCCGTACGACGTGGAATTCCGCGAGAACACCCGGCAGGAGGCGATCGAACAGGTCAAGCGGCTGCGCGATCACCCCAGCGTGGTGCTGTGGTGCGGCAATAACGAAGTGCAGACCGGCTGGGAAAACTGGGGCGACCGGGTCAAGTTCAAGCAATCGCTGGACCCGGAAGAACGCAGCCGCGTCGAACGCGGCATGACCACGCTGTTCGGCACCGTGTTCCGCGAAGTGGTCGCCACCTACGACAGCGACGTGCCGTACTGGGCCACCTCGCCGGGCACCAATTTCGATGGCGCCGCCGACCAGGCCAATGATGGCGACATGCATTACTGGAAAGTCTGGGGCGGCCCCGCACTGCCGGTCACCGAATACCTCAACGTCACCCCGCGCTTCATGTCCGAATACGGCCTGCAGTCGTTCCCTGACATGCGCACCGTACGCGTATTTGCCGATGCGGCCGACCTGGATCCGGAATCGCCGGTGATGCGCGCGCATCAGAAGTTCGACAAGGGCAATGGCAACAAGCGGCTGATGCTGTACATCCGGCGCGAATTCGGCGAGCCCAAGGATTTCGAAAGCTTCGTCTACCTGAGCCAGTTGATGCAGGCCGAAGGCATCAACCTGGCCGCCTCGCACCTGCGCGCCTCGCGTCCGCAGTCGATGGGCTCGCTGTACTGGCAGCTCAACGATGTGTGGCCGGGCGCGTCGTGGTCCAGCGTGGATTACTACGGCCGCTGGAAGGCGCTGCAGTACCACGCGCGCCGCTTCTATGCACCGGAAATGATCGCCGCGCTGCGCAACGACAAGGGCCAGACCGAGGTCTCGCTGGTCTCCGATCGCACCACTGCCTTGAATGCACGCTGGCGCATGCGGGTGATGGGCATGGACGGCAAGGTGCTGAGCAAGCGCGAGCAGAAGGCCACGGTCAAGCCGCTGAGCAGCCTGCAGGTGGGCGACTTCAGCGACAAAAAGTTGCTGGGCAGCGCCGATCCCAAGCGCACCTATGCAGTGTTCGAGCTGTTCGATGGCGACACGCGGCTGTCGCGTGAAGTGGTGTTCTTCGCACCCGCCAAGCAGCTCGCATTGCCGACCGCAAAGATCGACAGCCAGTGGCGCGCAGATGGCGATGGCTATGCACTAACCCTGACCAGCAACACGCTGGCGCGCGAGGTGTGGCTGTCGTTCGGCGATGTGGATGCCACGCTCTCCGACAACGCCTTCGATCTGCTGCCGGGCGAGCCGTTGTCCGTGCGCGTGAGCAGCAAGGCGGCACTGGCGCAGCTGCAATCCACGCTGCAGGTGCGCGACCTGGCCGCCACGCTGGCGGGCGCACCGCCGGAACCTGCCGAAACAAAGTAA
- a CDS encoding GH92 family glycosyl hydrolase: MATRRGFLQGAIAAALFGSVGLPGLARARAGNYALPADARTRADLTRHVDVFIGTGGHGHTFPGATLPFGMVQLSPDTYNAVWDSCSGYHESDGSIMGFSHTHLSGTGIGDMLDFLLVPATGEVKLVPGPLDDPDAGYRSRYDHSDEAASPGYYRVRLKDSGVHAELTATARVGLHRYHFPKGKPAHVLLDLCHGMQDKPGIPTRVSDAQLRVVDTQTLTGGRRVYQWAKGRYIYFAMRLSRPFASVQLYDEDQALPDGTHSRDGTHLKAVLHFPDASQAPLLIKVGISAVSADNALANLDAELPDFDFARVHAQAVAAWEKELARVRIETDDEAQRRIFYTGLYHSLLAPTLFSDVDNCYRGMDLQIHTAPTGYHNYSTYSLWDTYRAAHPLLTLVQPERVPDLVQCLVRGANECPDGVGIWPLQGVETGCMIGYHSAVVLAEAHAKGFTGIDYTAAWPAYRKRAMDDTTHGLGEYRTLGYIPADTVDEAVSRTLEYAYDDWACAHLAQAAGASDDARALRARSRNYRNVFNRSSGFVQARLADGSWATPFDPRGMGHIAKWRDFTESNAWQATFLNQHDLYGYMDLYGGREGFVAKLDELFSTSSELPADAPPDIDGLVGQYAHGNEPSHHVAYLFAYAGQPYKTQAMVRRLLREQYHDARNGLSGNEDCGQMSAWFVLSALGLYAVDPVSGNYVLGSPLFKRATLDVGNGRTLRIVAKDNSAQNVYVQSLSFNGTSLTRAWLRHTELAAGGTLEFAMGPKPNPAFGADKKDLPPSFA; this comes from the coding sequence ATGGCAACACGACGCGGTTTTCTCCAAGGCGCCATCGCCGCAGCACTGTTTGGCAGCGTTGGCCTGCCCGGCCTGGCGCGCGCGCGCGCCGGCAATTACGCGCTACCGGCCGATGCGCGCACCCGCGCCGATCTCACCCGGCATGTGGATGTCTTCATCGGTACCGGCGGTCATGGCCACACGTTCCCCGGCGCGACGTTGCCGTTCGGCATGGTGCAACTGAGCCCGGACACCTACAACGCGGTGTGGGATTCGTGCTCGGGGTACCACGAATCCGATGGCTCGATCATGGGCTTTTCGCATACGCATCTGTCCGGTACCGGGATCGGCGACATGCTGGATTTCCTGCTGGTGCCGGCCACCGGCGAGGTCAAGCTGGTGCCCGGCCCGCTGGATGATCCCGATGCCGGCTACCGCTCGCGTTACGACCATAGCGATGAAGCCGCCTCGCCCGGTTACTACCGCGTGCGGCTGAAGGACAGCGGCGTACATGCCGAGCTCACCGCCACCGCGCGCGTCGGCCTGCACCGCTACCACTTCCCCAAGGGCAAGCCGGCGCATGTGCTGCTGGACCTGTGCCATGGCATGCAGGACAAGCCGGGCATTCCCACTCGCGTGAGCGATGCGCAACTGCGCGTGGTCGACACGCAAACCCTGACTGGCGGCCGTCGTGTCTATCAATGGGCCAAGGGGCGCTACATCTACTTCGCCATGCGCTTGTCGCGGCCATTCGCCAGCGTGCAGCTGTACGACGAAGATCAAGCGCTGCCCGACGGCACGCACAGCCGCGACGGCACCCATCTCAAGGCCGTGCTGCACTTCCCCGATGCCTCCCAGGCGCCATTGCTGATCAAGGTCGGCATCTCCGCCGTCAGCGCCGACAACGCGCTGGCCAACCTGGACGCCGAACTGCCGGACTTCGACTTCGCGCGCGTGCATGCACAGGCGGTCGCCGCCTGGGAAAAGGAACTGGCCCGCGTCCGCATCGAAACCGACGACGAGGCACAACGGCGAATTTTCTACACCGGGCTGTATCACAGCCTGCTGGCGCCGACGTTGTTCAGCGACGTGGACAACTGCTACCGCGGCATGGACCTGCAGATCCATACCGCGCCCACGGGCTATCACAACTACAGCACCTACTCGCTGTGGGACACCTATCGCGCCGCGCATCCGCTGCTCACCCTGGTGCAGCCCGAGCGCGTGCCCGACCTGGTGCAATGCCTGGTACGCGGCGCCAACGAATGCCCGGACGGCGTGGGCATCTGGCCGCTGCAAGGCGTGGAAACCGGCTGCATGATCGGCTACCACTCCGCGGTGGTGCTGGCCGAAGCGCACGCCAAGGGCTTTACCGGCATCGACTACACAGCTGCATGGCCGGCGTATCGCAAACGTGCGATGGACGACACCACCCACGGCCTGGGCGAGTACCGCACGCTCGGTTATATCCCCGCCGACACCGTGGACGAAGCGGTCAGCCGCACCCTCGAATACGCCTACGACGACTGGGCCTGTGCGCACCTGGCGCAGGCCGCCGGTGCCAGCGACGATGCACGCGCATTGCGCGCACGTTCGCGCAACTACCGCAACGTATTCAACCGCAGCAGTGGCTTCGTACAGGCGCGGCTTGCCGATGGCAGCTGGGCCACACCGTTCGACCCGCGCGGCATGGGCCACATCGCCAAGTGGCGCGATTTCACCGAATCCAACGCCTGGCAGGCCACCTTCCTCAACCAGCACGACCTGTACGGCTACATGGATTTGTACGGCGGCCGCGAGGGTTTCGTCGCCAAACTGGACGAGCTGTTTTCCACCAGCTCCGAGCTGCCGGCCGATGCGCCGCCGGATATCGACGGCCTGGTCGGCCAGTACGCGCACGGCAACGAGCCCAGCCACCATGTGGCGTATCTGTTCGCCTACGCAGGCCAACCGTATAAAACCCAGGCGATGGTGCGCCGCTTGCTGCGCGAGCAGTACCACGACGCGCGCAATGGGCTGTCCGGCAATGAAGACTGCGGGCAGATGAGCGCGTGGTTCGTGCTCAGCGCGCTGGGCCTGTATGCGGTGGACCCGGTCAGCGGCAACTACGTGCTCGGCAGCCCGTTGTTCAAACGCGCCACGCTAGACGTTGGCAACGGCCGCACACTGCGCATCGTGGCCAAGGACAACAGCGCGCAGAATGTCTATGTGCAGTCGCTGTCCTTCAACGGCACATCGCTCACCCGCGCCTGGCTACGTCACACCGAGCTGGCCGCCGGCGGCACGCTGGAATTTGCGATGGGGCCCAAGCCTAACCCGGCCTTCGGCGCAGACAAGAAGGATCTGCCACCGTCGTTCGCGTAA
- a CDS encoding glycoside hydrolase family 125 protein, with translation MHTRRDILQLLGAGAGASLLASALPAFAASDAPTSGAFVSKRPPKAQRRFVSKAVEQQIVQISARIADPELAWLFENCYPNTLDTTVETGTRNGKPDTFVITGDIHAMWLRDSSAQVHPYVPLARRDPALRRMFHGLIQRQAACITLDPYANAFLPDGQTQRLKWSLNDITQIKPGVGERKWEVDSLCYPLRIAHEYWRATGDTAPFDDDWRAAMHVVVKTFREQQRKDNRGPYVFQRPSPLATETLVLEGYGQPTKPNGMIHSMFRPSDDACVFPLFVPANLFAVASLRQLATMSTALHRDTAFAAQCTALADEVETATRQFGQQRDSDGQAYWAFEVDGFGNQLFIDDANAPGLLSLAYLGCCDRADPVFLRTRQLAWSERNPYFSRGSAAEGVGSPHSGMGTIWPMSIIQYALVSDDDAQLRQCLQWLKTTHAGTGFMHEAFDKDNPSSFTRDWFAWANTLFGELIIDLHQRKPQLLRSS, from the coding sequence ATGCACACCCGTCGCGACATCCTTCAACTGCTCGGTGCCGGCGCAGGCGCCAGCCTGCTGGCCAGCGCATTGCCCGCCTTCGCCGCCAGCGATGCCCCGACCTCCGGCGCCTTCGTCAGCAAGCGCCCGCCCAAGGCACAGCGCCGCTTCGTCAGCAAGGCGGTCGAGCAGCAGATCGTGCAGATCAGCGCGCGCATCGCCGATCCCGAGCTGGCCTGGCTGTTCGAGAACTGCTACCCCAACACGCTCGACACCACGGTGGAAACCGGCACCCGCAACGGCAAGCCGGACACCTTCGTCATCACCGGCGACATCCATGCGATGTGGCTGCGCGACTCCTCCGCGCAGGTGCACCCCTACGTGCCGCTGGCCAGGCGCGACCCCGCCTTGCGGCGCATGTTCCATGGCCTGATCCAGCGCCAGGCCGCGTGCATCACGCTCGATCCTTATGCCAACGCCTTCCTGCCCGATGGCCAGACCCAACGCCTGAAGTGGTCGCTCAACGACATCACGCAGATCAAGCCAGGCGTGGGCGAGCGCAAGTGGGAAGTGGACTCGCTGTGCTATCCCCTCCGCATTGCGCACGAATACTGGCGCGCCACCGGCGATACCGCACCGTTCGACGATGACTGGCGCGCGGCGATGCACGTGGTGGTCAAGACCTTCCGCGAGCAACAACGCAAGGACAATCGCGGCCCGTACGTGTTCCAGCGGCCCTCGCCGCTGGCCACCGAAACGCTGGTGCTGGAAGGCTATGGCCAGCCGACCAAGCCCAACGGCATGATCCACTCGATGTTCCGCCCCTCCGACGACGCCTGCGTGTTCCCGCTGTTCGTGCCGGCCAACCTGTTTGCGGTGGCTTCGCTGCGGCAGCTGGCCACGATGAGCACGGCCTTGCATCGCGACACCGCCTTCGCCGCCCAGTGCACCGCGCTGGCCGATGAAGTGGAAACCGCCACCCGCCAGTTTGGCCAGCAACGCGACAGCGATGGCCAGGCGTATTGGGCCTTTGAAGTGGATGGCTTCGGCAATCAGTTGTTCATCGACGACGCCAACGCGCCGGGCCTGCTCAGCCTGGCCTACCTGGGCTGCTGCGACCGCGCCGACCCGGTATTCCTGCGCACCCGCCAACTGGCGTGGAGCGAACGCAACCCGTATTTCTCGCGCGGCAGCGCGGCCGAGGGCGTCGGCAGCCCGCACAGCGGCATGGGTACGATCTGGCCGATGTCGATCATCCAGTACGCCCTGGTCAGCGACGACGACGCACAACTGCGCCAGTGCCTGCAGTGGCTCAAGACCACCCATGCCGGCACCGGCTTCATGCACGAGGCCTTCGACAAGGACAACCCGAGCAGCTTCACCCGCGACTGGTTCGCCTGGGCCAACACCTTGTTCGGCGAACTGATCATCGACCTGCACCAACGCAAACCCCAGCTGCTGCGTAGTAGCTGA